One window from the genome of bacterium encodes:
- a CDS encoding thioredoxin family protein, whose product MKIQVLGPGCRNCEVLYQNVIKALEMAGSKDLVQVEKIKEPQYFLKMGVFATPGLVIDGEVVCTARVLSPEQIFEMLKAKGMVPG is encoded by the coding sequence ATGAAGATCCAGGTCCTTGGCCCAGGTTGCAGGAATTGTGAGGTCTTATATCAAAATGTGATCAAGGCCTTGGAAATGGCGGGTTCCAAGGACTTGGTTCAGGTGGAAAAGATCAAAGAGCCTCAATACTTCCTGAAGATGGGCGTTTTTGCTACTCCGGGTCTTGTTATAGACGGTGAGGTTGTTTGTACGGCCAGAGTCCTCTCACCGGAACAGATCTTCGAAATGCTCAAGGCCAAGGGCATGGTGCCAGGTTAG
- a CDS encoding GTP-binding protein produces the protein MESPKKITSTKPVKLIFAGGFLGSGKTTALAGLAKRLIQRGHRVGIITNDQTENLVDTAIVTEMLRGMGVPVEEVVKGCFCCKFDELIEGVEKVLAHDPDVIMGEPVGSCTDFVAAVANPIKIHYRDTFKFAPFSIMVDPERLRELLLGETDSLFPEEVAYLFRKQLEEADVIVLNKVDLIAEREATRLKDAIQERFAHTRSVAISAKQGDGVDEWLDLLLSGIPGANKVLRELDYDRYATAEAVLGWLNAAVKLASDRSFDPTCFLRSLAEGLKEEFKRRNAEIGHLKFVLTSSGKAIWANITHLAAAVSLGGEVLGEVPTGSLIINARVRMPPEDLEGLVRERLHAETERAGLIAEILELQCFSPAYPQPPYLLRETIA, from the coding sequence ATGGAATCTCCCAAGAAGATCACATCCACAAAACCCGTGAAGCTCATATTCGCCGGAGGCTTCCTGGGCTCTGGGAAGACCACGGCCCTGGCAGGCCTTGCCAAGCGCCTCATCCAAAGAGGCCATCGCGTGGGGATAATCACCAATGACCAGACCGAGAACCTCGTGGACACGGCCATCGTCACGGAGATGCTCAGAGGTATGGGAGTGCCTGTGGAGGAGGTGGTGAAGGGTTGCTTTTGTTGCAAGTTCGACGAACTCATAGAAGGCGTGGAGAAGGTATTGGCCCACGATCCTGACGTGATCATGGGCGAGCCGGTGGGCAGTTGCACCGATTTTGTGGCCGCTGTGGCCAATCCCATCAAGATCCATTACAGAGACACCTTCAAGTTCGCCCCCTTCTCCATCATGGTTGACCCTGAAAGGCTCAGGGAGTTGCTGCTGGGAGAAACGGATAGCCTATTTCCTGAAGAGGTGGCCTACCTGTTTCGCAAACAGCTGGAGGAGGCAGATGTCATCGTGCTCAACAAGGTGGACCTTATTGCGGAGCGAGAGGCCACGAGGCTCAAAGATGCCATTCAGGAAAGGTTCGCACATACAAGATCAGTGGCCATCTCTGCCAAACAAGGCGATGGGGTAGATGAGTGGTTGGACCTCCTTCTTTCAGGCATCCCAGGGGCCAACAAGGTCCTTCGAGAGCTCGACTACGACCGTTACGCCACTGCCGAGGCTGTCCTTGGCTGGCTAAATGCAGCGGTCAAACTCGCTTCAGATAGGTCGTTTGACCCCACCTGTTTCCTGCGGTCATTGGCCGAGGGTCTGAAAGAGGAATTCAAGAGAAGAAACGCAGAAATTGGGCATCTGAAGTTTGTCCTAACGAGTTCGGGTAAGGCCATATGGGCCAACATAACACATCTGGCAGCGGCGGTTTCCCTGGGAGGGGAAGTTCTAGGAGAGGTACCTACGGGAAGCCTTATCATCAATGCGAGGGTAAGGATGCCCCCAGAAGACTTAGAAGGGCTAGTAAGGGAGAGGCTGCATGCGGAGACAGAAAGGGCCGGCCTCATCGCCGAGATCCTGGAACTTCAGTGTTTCAGCCCTGCGTATCCGCAACCGCCATATCTCCTACGGGAGACTATTGCATAG
- a CDS encoding ABC transporter ATP-binding protein: MNSANEVRSPDCPMPLLEVDAVGKVFVVNNTRSTVLEDISFCCLEGELICILGPSGCGKTTLMRLIAGFDSPSRGAIRMGGEPLSGPGPDRCVIFQEDALFPWLTVWENVAFGIRRNRKDGRALRSEVNHFLSLVGLENFGNYLPREISLGMKQRVALARVLIMKPRILLMDEPFASLDVQTRQEMHKLLLKIWQELSQSIIFVTHDVEESIILADSILLFEKDPGRIKGHVKVELPRPRDSESQEFLKLKKSLRQSIMSC; this comes from the coding sequence ATGAACTCTGCTAATGAGGTGAGATCTCCAGACTGCCCAATGCCTCTTCTGGAAGTCGATGCAGTTGGAAAGGTGTTTGTAGTAAATAACACCAGGTCCACTGTTTTGGAGGATATAAGCTTCTGCTGCTTGGAAGGCGAGCTTATCTGCATCTTGGGGCCGAGTGGCTGCGGAAAGACAACTCTCATGAGGCTCATTGCTGGTTTCGATTCGCCTTCCAGGGGGGCAATACGCATGGGCGGGGAGCCGCTAAGCGGCCCTGGTCCTGACAGATGTGTCATCTTTCAGGAGGACGCCCTGTTTCCTTGGCTTACAGTGTGGGAAAACGTGGCATTTGGAATCAGGCGCAATAGAAAGGATGGCAGGGCCTTAAGGAGCGAGGTCAATCACTTCCTTTCCCTGGTTGGTCTGGAGAATTTTGGCAATTACCTACCTCGAGAGATCTCTTTGGGGATGAAACAGAGGGTGGCCCTTGCTAGAGTCCTGATTATGAAACCACGGATTTTGCTCATGGATGAGCCTTTTGCTTCACTTGATGTTCAAACAAGGCAAGAAATGCACAAACTCCTCTTGAAGATCTGGCAGGAACTTTCCCAGAGCATCATTTTTGTGACCCATGACGTAGAGGAATCAATCATCCTGGCAGATTCAATACTCTTGTTTGAGAAGGACCCAGGACGCATCAAAGGGCATGTCAAGGTGGAGCTGCCGAGACCGCGCGATTCAGAAAGCCAAGAATTCTTGAAGCTAAAAAAGAGCCTGAGACAAAGCATTATGTCGTGCTGA
- a CDS encoding cob(I)yrinic acid a,c-diamide adenosyltransferase: MTGVALDQEKGTGIQKGYRGLLRVYTGEGKGKTTAALGQAIRAASQGKRVLFIQFMKGQETGELKAILRSGLPIDIERFGRPVFLQAPLHSPPSRTGESLDMLLAHQGLEALERAMKKGLYQLIILDEINMAMDFGLLEVREVMRVIKEKPEGLCLILTGRNAPKEVMEAADSVTVLLELKHHYRSGEKPKKGIEF; encoded by the coding sequence ATGACAGGGGTTGCTTTGGATCAGGAAAAGGGCACAGGAATTCAAAAAGGCTACAGAGGTCTCTTACGAGTATACACAGGGGAGGGCAAAGGAAAGACCACGGCTGCTCTGGGTCAGGCCATCAGGGCAGCCTCTCAGGGCAAACGTGTGCTCTTCATACAGTTTATGAAAGGACAGGAAACAGGAGAACTCAAGGCCATACTGAGAAGCGGCCTGCCTATAGACATAGAAAGATTTGGCAGACCCGTTTTCCTTCAAGCACCCCTTCACAGCCCACCCAGTAGAACAGGTGAATCCCTGGACATGCTTCTGGCTCATCAGGGACTGGAGGCCTTGGAAAGAGCCATGAAAAAGGGCCTTTACCAGCTAATTATCCTCGACGAGATAAACATGGCAATGGATTTTGGTCTCTTGGAAGTGCGGGAGGTAATGAGGGTGATCAAAGAGAAACCTGAGGGACTTTGCCTCATCTTGACCGGCCGAAACGCCCCCAAAGAAGTGATGGAGGCCGCCGACTCGGTGACAGTATTGCTGGAGCTCAAGCACCATTATAGATCTGGGGAAAAACCCAAAAAAGGTATTGAATTCTAG
- a CDS encoding cob(I)yrinic acid a,c-diamide adenosyltransferase, protein MADERFEATAGARRGLVWVYTGAGKGKTTAALGQVLRAAMQGKRVLFIQFMKGQQTGELNAISQMGLPIEVQRFGRAAFLRRSPGQSTSKACEPLDILLAYRGLQALETAMFSGSYVLIALDEINVAMDFGLLKTESVLELIRRKPPWVELILTGRNAPVELLEMADVVTEMREVKHHYRRGDRMRRGIEF, encoded by the coding sequence ATGGCTGATGAGAGATTTGAGGCGACAGCTGGGGCGAGAAGAGGGCTGGTTTGGGTGTACACAGGGGCTGGCAAGGGCAAGACCACGGCTGCCCTGGGACAGGTCCTTAGGGCTGCCATGCAGGGCAAAAGAGTCCTTTTCATCCAGTTCATGAAAGGACAGCAGACCGGAGAGCTGAATGCAATCTCCCAGATGGGTCTTCCCATAGAGGTGCAACGGTTCGGCCGGGCGGCCTTCCTGCGAAGAAGCCCTGGTCAATCCACCAGTAAAGCCTGCGAACCTCTGGATATTCTCTTGGCTTACAGGGGGCTTCAGGCCCTGGAAACAGCCATGTTCAGCGGATCCTATGTCCTTATAGCCTTGGACGAGATCAATGTGGCCATGGACTTCGGGCTCTTGAAGACAGAGAGTGTATTGGAGCTGATTCGAAGGAAACCACCATGGGTCGAGTTGATCCTGACGGGTAGGAACGCCCCGGTGGAATTGCTGGAAATGGCCGATGTGGTCACAGAGATGAGGGAGGTGAAACATCACTACCGAAGGGGAGACAGAATGAGAAGGGGGATAGAATTTTGA
- a CDS encoding uroporphyrinogen decarboxylase family protein, which translates to MNSRDRIMTALAGRQPDRVPIFLRDLTLGMEVAGFTTWEVCAGGPNGGYHAEKSAHAVIMSWRRFGQDCVVGSIHDLGLDADALGGKTAFPSQGIPTVVRHPLEQKNRLLRAKVPQMDKDGRLPGVLKAYELVKRRIGAKVAIAANLEGPVTRACLLRGTHNLARDFVKDPKFATDLIAFSTEIAISHLRHLSKVGVDFVFLASATDGPVFIRPEFYLTYTIPNLRRIVTASSELGLGVVFHPHGNFTLERYRPLVDAALETGIVGFQFAENCDLRVAKRLWGDRSAILGGIDIPHVLHPGPQERIREETRRCISHAAPGGGYVFMATCSIHRGDPLGHIEAMVQAAREFGDYESISAWSASV; encoded by the coding sequence GTGAATAGCAGAGATCGGATTATGACCGCGCTTGCGGGGAGACAGCCCGACCGAGTCCCGATTTTCCTGCGGGACTTGACTTTGGGGATGGAGGTGGCCGGATTTACCACTTGGGAGGTCTGTGCTGGTGGCCCCAACGGAGGTTATCATGCCGAAAAATCCGCACATGCTGTGATTATGAGCTGGCGTCGGTTTGGACAAGATTGCGTCGTGGGAAGCATCCATGATCTTGGACTGGATGCAGATGCACTTGGAGGCAAAACCGCCTTTCCTTCCCAAGGCATACCCACAGTTGTAAGACATCCTTTGGAGCAAAAAAACAGGCTTCTCCGTGCGAAGGTCCCACAGATGGACAAAGACGGAAGACTGCCCGGAGTGCTAAAGGCTTATGAACTTGTCAAGCGACGCATAGGGGCTAAGGTCGCCATTGCCGCCAATCTTGAAGGTCCTGTGACAAGGGCTTGTCTCCTTCGCGGGACACACAACTTGGCCAGAGACTTCGTCAAAGATCCCAAATTTGCTACAGACTTGATAGCCTTCTCCACTGAGATAGCGATCAGCCATTTGCGACATCTTTCTAAGGTGGGTGTAGATTTCGTCTTCTTGGCCTCTGCAACAGACGGCCCGGTTTTCATCAGGCCTGAGTTTTACCTGACTTACACAATCCCAAACCTGAGAAGAATAGTCACGGCCTCAAGCGAACTCGGCTTGGGGGTCGTTTTTCATCCCCATGGCAACTTCACGTTAGAAAGGTATCGGCCCTTGGTAGATGCCGCGCTTGAAACCGGCATTGTGGGATTTCAGTTTGCTGAAAATTGCGACCTGAGAGTGGCAAAACGCCTGTGGGGTGACAGGAGTGCGATCCTTGGCGGAATAGACATACCCCATGTGCTACACCCTGGACCACAAGAGCGAATTCGGGAGGAGACCCGAAGATGCATTAGCCATGCTGCCCCTGGGGGTGGTTACGTCTTTATGGCCACCTGCTCGATCCATCGCGGGGATCCCCTGGGCCATATAGAGGCCATGGTGCAAGCGGCGCGTGAATTTGGGGATTATGAGAGCATTTCTGCCTGGTCAGCAAGTGTTTAA
- a CDS encoding DUF2284 domain-containing protein: MKWDYESLVGKAIGLGASEAKLIDTAQVVFDPRSFLKCRFGCSRWGRYWTCPPHLGLSPEMFMDAFARYRKALVIKATDPKVGQDVALAIEKEAMLSFGAGFAFALALCVQCESCAYPEPCRFPHLARPSMDALGMDIAKTLEPLGFKVEFAPDGRLLPAWYVMVLLE, translated from the coding sequence ATGAAGTGGGATTACGAATCCTTGGTTGGGAAGGCCATAGGGCTGGGTGCATCTGAGGCTAAACTGATTGATACAGCGCAGGTGGTTTTCGATCCGCGTTCTTTCCTGAAATGCCGTTTCGGCTGCAGCCGTTGGGGGAGGTACTGGACCTGCCCACCCCATCTGGGTCTATCCCCCGAGATGTTCATGGATGCCTTTGCAAGGTACAGGAAGGCGTTGGTGATAAAGGCAACAGATCCGAAGGTGGGGCAGGATGTGGCCTTGGCCATCGAGAAGGAGGCCATGCTTTCCTTTGGCGCCGGGTTTGCCTTCGCGCTGGCCCTTTGTGTGCAGTGCGAATCTTGTGCGTATCCGGAGCCTTGTCGGTTTCCCCATCTGGCCCGTCCGTCTATGGATGCCTTGGGGATGGATATAGCAAAGACGCTCGAACCCTTGGGGTTCAAGGTGGAGTTCGCTCCTGATGGAAGACTACTGCCTGCTTGGTATGTAATGGTGCTGCTAGAGTGA
- a CDS encoding ABC transporter permease, with protein MFNGPGKPYSNYIIAFIMPCFLLVAWTLVTYDGMVPPYLLPSPSEILKTMDAYVLQPAGSARFAGRFLSDTLASVSRVGLGFTCAVLMGLPLGLMSGRLWWVHSSLSLTVNGMRAIPGITWLPLAMIWFGIGTKTTVFLVALAAFFPIYLNTAAGAAQVNPMFIQAAGMMGVKGLGLVFRILIPATMPHILAGLRLGLGVAWAYLVLGELTGVPDGLGAVIMDARMLGQVDVIIVGMIMIALVGRASDLLLVKTLSFGMKSVRRIKVAG; from the coding sequence GTGTTCAATGGCCCCGGCAAACCCTATTCGAACTATATCATTGCATTCATCATGCCCTGCTTTTTGTTGGTGGCTTGGACGCTGGTGACCTATGACGGGATGGTGCCGCCGTATCTGCTACCGTCTCCCTCCGAGATCCTGAAGACCATGGATGCGTACGTATTGCAGCCTGCAGGCTCGGCGCGGTTCGCGGGTCGTTTTCTGAGCGACACTTTGGCTAGCGTCTCCAGGGTGGGGTTGGGGTTCACCTGTGCTGTGCTGATGGGGCTTCCTCTGGGGCTCATGTCCGGTCGTTTGTGGTGGGTCCACAGTTCCTTGAGTCTCACGGTGAATGGAATGAGGGCTATCCCTGGGATTACGTGGCTTCCTCTTGCCATGATATGGTTTGGGATAGGTACCAAGACAACCGTGTTTCTGGTAGCCCTGGCAGCCTTTTTCCCAATATACCTCAATACTGCAGCGGGCGCTGCTCAGGTTAATCCCATGTTCATCCAGGCCGCTGGGATGATGGGAGTGAAAGGGCTTGGCCTGGTCTTTAGAATCCTTATCCCAGCAACCATGCCCCACATACTCGCAGGGTTGAGGCTGGGCTTGGGTGTTGCTTGGGCTTATCTGGTGTTGGGGGAACTTACCGGCGTGCCAGATGGACTGGGGGCGGTGATCATGGACGCGCGGATGCTAGGTCAGGTAGATGTGATAATCGTGGGGATGATAATGATCGCCCTGGTGGGAAGGGCCAGCGACTTGCTTCTTGTCAAGACTCTTAGCTTTGGTATGAAAAGTGTCAGAAGGATCAAGGTGGCGGGATGA
- a CDS encoding AAA family ATPase, with translation MYLEGLRVEGFKSFSEPTSMGFEPGIGVIIGNNGVGKSNILDAIVWAMGEDDLSKLRCQKEEDLFFSGSRSYPPASRLKVELKFKSGTEKTSSATVLARERSKDGSEHYWINKEDAERPEYEKESVRLGLGNSLKTIVRQEQINDMIYLEQPQRFSWIHELLGFPKLEDTIRCVENQVSPLFQDYLSFLLPEAEAEILIHEENGKPALEIELSLRKESARKAHQLSGGQKAVTSLALKLALFEQLEAPLYLLDEVEPSLDYTNHKSMQTLLKMLAQKRQLIMITHLRSTIELANTVHGVRTRIDGSSFMKFYFVMDERLLRLYKCC, from the coding sequence ATGTACTTGGAAGGATTAAGGGTAGAAGGTTTCAAGTCTTTCTCTGAGCCCACAAGCATGGGTTTCGAACCCGGCATTGGGGTGATCATTGGGAACAATGGGGTGGGGAAATCCAATATCCTGGATGCCATTGTTTGGGCCATGGGAGAGGATGATCTGAGCAAATTGAGGTGCCAAAAAGAAGAAGATCTATTCTTCTCAGGTAGCAGGAGCTACCCACCGGCATCAAGGCTCAAGGTGGAGCTTAAATTCAAATCGGGAACTGAAAAAACATCTTCTGCTACTGTCCTGGCCAGGGAAAGAAGCAAGGATGGATCGGAGCATTACTGGATAAACAAAGAAGATGCCGAGCGGCCTGAATACGAGAAAGAATCGGTTCGTTTGGGCCTGGGAAACTCCTTGAAGACCATTGTGCGGCAAGAACAGATCAACGATATGATCTACTTGGAGCAGCCCCAACGGTTTTCTTGGATCCACGAGCTTCTTGGCTTTCCCAAGTTGGAAGACACGATCCGATGTGTTGAAAATCAGGTCAGCCCACTTTTCCAGGATTATCTTTCTTTTCTCCTTCCAGAGGCAGAGGCTGAGATCCTCATCCATGAAGAGAACGGCAAGCCAGCTTTGGAGATCGAGCTGTCCCTTAGGAAAGAGTCGGCCCGGAAGGCTCATCAGCTCTCCGGCGGGCAAAAGGCTGTCACCAGCCTGGCCTTGAAGCTCGCACTTTTCGAGCAACTGGAAGCTCCCCTTTACCTCCTGGACGAGGTGGAGCCTTCCCTTGACTACACAAACCACAAATCCATGCAAACGCTCCTAAAAATGCTGGCTCAGAAAAGGCAGCTCATAATGATCACCCATCTGCGCAGCACCATCGAATTGGCCAACACGGTGCACGGAGTTAGGACCAGGATAGACGGCTCATCTTTCATGAAATTCTATTTCGTTATGGACGAGAGATTGCTGCGGCTTTACAAGTGCTGCTGA
- a CDS encoding thioredoxin family protein, producing MFLIEIIGLEPPCEKCNELLENAKEAVAASGVQAEVVKRWVLSEEVREKYGLPLSPALAINGVLVAQGRVYKTEQIITLLKG from the coding sequence ATGTTCCTGATAGAGATTATAGGCCTTGAACCACCATGTGAGAAATGCAATGAGCTTTTGGAAAACGCCAAGGAGGCAGTTGCAGCGTCCGGTGTCCAAGCAGAGGTGGTAAAAAGATGGGTCCTATCTGAAGAAGTCCGTGAGAAATATGGTCTGCCCCTAAGCCCTGCTCTCGCAATAAACGGGGTCCTTGTGGCCCAAGGGAGGGTCTACAAGACAGAGCAAATAATCACCCTCTTGAAAGGATGA
- a CDS encoding GTP-binding protein, with product MGQNTDVFLITGFLGSGKTTFLNRVIASFPRDRKLMILMNEFGEVGIDGTLIEGEDLDILEISKGSIFCVCVKTDFIKGMHEIAQKIQPDVLLIESTGVANPTDLKRDLKLPFFQDRFHLLEQFCIVDAANFQEAYETFSSVEKQIASSTAFIINKIDLASPGQVDRIKELISRHNPSPRFFETTYADIPLEIFFGGLSTRAQAPIPDDGTKGVMLSAQELELAIDELLADPNREVTPPDLLVSAIYKWEGQSLEAFREVALHLPKTVVRAKGFLAQGQGTYLFSLVMGKWEIQERQLPPERLYLLNRLVFIAPPDVMPQLEALTDRFPALSKESVWDPMQETT from the coding sequence ATGGGTCAAAATACAGATGTTTTCCTAATTACAGGCTTTTTGGGAAGCGGTAAGACCACCTTTCTCAATCGCGTCATAGCGTCCTTTCCCAGAGACCGCAAGCTGATGATCCTGATGAACGAATTCGGTGAGGTGGGCATCGACGGCACCCTCATAGAAGGTGAGGACCTGGACATTCTAGAGATCAGCAAGGGGTCCATATTCTGTGTTTGCGTGAAGACGGACTTCATCAAGGGGATGCACGAGATCGCTCAGAAGATCCAACCGGACGTGCTTCTCATCGAGTCCACTGGTGTGGCCAATCCAACTGATCTGAAGCGAGACCTCAAGCTCCCCTTCTTCCAGGACCGTTTTCACCTGTTGGAGCAGTTCTGTATCGTGGATGCGGCCAATTTCCAAGAGGCCTACGAGACCTTTTCCTCGGTGGAAAAACAGATAGCTTCATCTACCGCGTTCATAATAAATAAGATTGATCTCGCCTCGCCTGGGCAGGTTGATCGCATCAAGGAACTCATCTCCAGACACAACCCCAGTCCCAGGTTCTTCGAGACAACCTATGCTGACATCCCCCTGGAGATATTCTTTGGGGGGCTATCCACCAGAGCTCAGGCTCCCATCCCAGATGATGGCACCAAAGGGGTTATGCTCTCCGCCCAGGAATTGGAGCTGGCCATAGATGAACTCCTGGCTGACCCCAACAGGGAAGTGACCCCCCCTGACCTGTTGGTGTCCGCAATCTACAAATGGGAAGGCCAAAGCCTGGAAGCCTTCCGGGAAGTGGCCCTCCACCTGCCCAAGACCGTGGTCAGGGCCAAGGGTTTCCTGGCACAGGGGCAAGGGACTTATCTCTTCAGCCTTGTGATGGGCAAGTGGGAGATCCAGGAGCGTCAGCTGCCGCCCGAGCGCCTTTATCTTCTCAATCGATTGGTCTTCATCGCCCCGCCGGATGTGATGCCACAACTGGAAGCCCTGACAGATCGATTCCCCGCTTTGTCCAAGGAATCCGTCTGGGATCCCATGCAGGAAACTACCTGA
- a CDS encoding helix-turn-helix transcriptional regulator, which produces MGIRFQDCPCSGKAMRRNVAPWILLTVYKQEGVYGYEINKILQTRFQDLDLSLNIAGIYRHLKSMENRGILRTQWDTRDPGPARRRYYLTQDGRQCLAYWLQTLRLQAKWMGRFFQDARSVFWIKAKTQETDPRRS; this is translated from the coding sequence ATGGGCATACGCTTCCAGGACTGTCCCTGCTCAGGCAAGGCCATGAGGCGCAATGTGGCACCATGGATACTCCTGACAGTCTACAAGCAGGAGGGTGTATACGGATACGAGATCAACAAGATCCTCCAGACTCGTTTCCAGGATCTGGACCTCTCTTTGAACATAGCCGGGATCTATCGCCACTTGAAGAGCATGGAGAATCGGGGGATCTTGCGAACACAGTGGGACACTAGAGACCCCGGCCCTGCCAGGAGGAGATACTATCTCACACAGGATGGCAGGCAGTGCCTGGCCTACTGGCTCCAGACCCTGAGACTCCAGGCCAAGTGGATGGGGCGATTCTTCCAAGACGCAAGGAGCGTGTTTTGGATCAAGGCCAAGACCCAGGAAACTGATCCCAGGAGGTCCTGA
- a CDS encoding ABC transporter substrate-binding protein: MGSITSLIRRFFWIAVIFVWVLVAAISAALGDELRIGTWKTAQTIAPFFYEKFMDAGVKVMIFPFTNPADMKIALTAGSLEMCGTTIPYAIQAASRGEPLVVVASLCNKCSALVVGKHADIRTTSDLRGKKIGYVPGTMHEVLLRETLTRAGLNPSKEVTLTRVDFFDMGTALARGSIDAFLSGEPFPSIAVVEGYGRILSYPYYDDSIGAINAGMIVRRETIEKNPNLVLRLITAHARATEYLKKNPQEWLLKASEFGTPLKVLEQASSNMELEWKMDESYIKRAMALGERMKTLGLIDRQPNYEELFDLNFVRQIKSTTQ, from the coding sequence ATGGGGTCAATTACCTCATTGATAAGGCGGTTTTTCTGGATTGCCGTCATCTTTGTTTGGGTTCTGGTTGCTGCGATCTCAGCGGCCTTAGGGGATGAACTCAGGATAGGAACGTGGAAGACCGCCCAGACTATTGCGCCCTTTTTCTATGAGAAGTTTATGGACGCAGGGGTGAAAGTTATGATCTTCCCCTTCACGAATCCCGCGGATATGAAAATCGCCTTGACTGCCGGCAGCCTGGAGATGTGCGGCACAACCATACCTTATGCCATACAGGCTGCATCCCGTGGCGAGCCTTTAGTGGTAGTGGCGTCCCTGTGTAACAAGTGCTCTGCCTTGGTAGTGGGGAAACATGCCGATATAAGGACGACCAGTGACCTTCGAGGCAAGAAAATAGGCTACGTGCCTGGCACCATGCACGAGGTCCTGCTAAGAGAGACTTTAACCCGTGCGGGTCTCAACCCCAGTAAGGAGGTAACATTGACCCGTGTTGATTTCTTTGACATGGGAACAGCCCTGGCCAGGGGCAGCATCGACGCCTTCCTGTCAGGAGAGCCCTTTCCTAGCATTGCCGTTGTAGAAGGTTACGGCAGAATCCTGAGTTATCCCTACTATGATGACAGTATCGGGGCTATCAATGCGGGCATGATTGTGCGTCGAGAGACAATAGAGAAAAATCCCAACCTTGTCCTGAGGTTGATCACAGCCCATGCAAGGGCCACTGAATATCTTAAGAAAAATCCCCAAGAGTGGTTGCTCAAAGCCTCTGAATTTGGGACCCCACTCAAAGTACTCGAGCAGGCCTCCTCCAATATGGAGCTGGAATGGAAGATGGACGAATCCTATATCAAGAGGGCCATGGCCTTGGGGGAGAGGATGAAAACCCTTGGCCTGATAGATCGTCAGCCCAATTATGAGGAACTCTTCGACCTAAACTTTGTACGGCAAATCAAATCCACTACACAGTAG
- a CDS encoding uroporphyrinogen decarboxylase family protein has protein sequence MPEMTPRERLDRLFRKEPLDTMPFFSGMGMVLMPAIKQLGYRFPQIHRDPVKLARSAILSSKMFGFDSVVVPFDMCWESQALGNNISLYEDSEDILYPTIPEKRWKTMEEVEIPEDIAQKWPITVIPEAIKIVKQEAPEYPVGAWQLGPFTQAGQVLELDILLKGVFKEKEKVEAVLDKLTDMCIKIGQALQAAGADYITLREMGTGTDLLSPRTWKAIIQPRMQRILSSWKSPKILHICGATDLIIEMMNDCGADAISVDIKNNLSESRKKLGNDVLLFGNFDVFALPCKEETTVEQAIAGIKKNIDGGVDAVWPGCDLWPDIKEENMRAIVATVRDYGRRPSPAVGRLS, from the coding sequence ATGCCAGAGATGACCCCCAGAGAAAGATTGGATAGACTCTTCCGCAAAGAACCCCTGGACACAATGCCTTTTTTCAGTGGTATGGGAATGGTACTGATGCCTGCCATCAAACAACTGGGTTACCGCTTCCCTCAGATCCACCGAGACCCGGTGAAGCTGGCCCGATCTGCGATCCTTTCCAGCAAGATGTTCGGTTTTGACTCGGTGGTGGTCCCTTTCGACATGTGCTGGGAATCACAAGCATTGGGTAACAATATTAGCCTCTATGAGGACTCCGAAGATATACTCTACCCAACTATCCCTGAGAAACGCTGGAAGACCATGGAAGAAGTAGAAATCCCAGAGGACATAGCGCAAAAGTGGCCGATCACAGTAATCCCTGAGGCCATAAAGATCGTGAAGCAAGAGGCCCCAGAGTATCCTGTGGGTGCCTGGCAGCTAGGTCCTTTCACACAGGCCGGACAAGTATTGGAGTTGGACATCCTTCTCAAAGGCGTATTCAAGGAGAAGGAAAAGGTGGAGGCAGTCTTAGATAAACTGACGGACATGTGCATAAAGATTGGGCAGGCCCTGCAGGCCGCAGGAGCTGATTATATCACTCTAAGGGAGATGGGCACCGGGACAGATCTTCTTAGTCCTAGGACATGGAAGGCCATTATCCAGCCTAGGATGCAAAGGATACTCTCTTCTTGGAAATCGCCCAAGATCCTTCATATATGCGGGGCAACGGACCTCATCATCGAGATGATGAACGATTGTGGGGCAGACGCAATAAGTGTCGATATCAAGAACAACCTAAGTGAGTCCCGAAAGAAACTAGGAAACGATGTTCTTCTCTTTGGGAATTTTGATGTGTTTGCCCTTCCATGCAAGGAGGAAACCACTGTCGAGCAGGCAATAGCAGGCATCAAGAAAAACATTGATGGGGGAGTTGATGCGGTTTGGCCTGGCTGTGATCTGTGGCCAGACATTAAAGAGGAGAACATGAGGGCCATTGTTGCGACTGTTCGCGACTATGGCCGAAGGCCCAGCCCGGCGGTGGGAAGGTTGAGCTGA